The Ziziphus jujuba cultivar Dongzao chromosome 12, ASM3175591v1 sequence taacaaaatatgtgtcctaacaaaaaaataaattaacgtTCAAAATCACACACAATGCACACAAAACACATTCATTATCTaaattacccttttttttttccttggcaaAGTGCTGTATtacttatattataaaatttcattcttattttttgacaattccatttttatatatgatgAGGAACTTGAGGTGTAATTGTCCGACTTACAAGCACATGAATAAGAGGGAAAATGGGAGGGTAAACAAGCTAATAAAAAAGTTGCCTGGTTATAGATAGCACAGAAAGTATGAGTGGAGAGGGCTCTGATGTCAATTATACTTGCTTTCTTTCAGGAAAGACAAATCCTAAGATGCCTCTTTGCCATTTTCATACACTCTTCTAGAATCATCCCTTTCCATCTCATAGGGTAAAAATTTCTGCACTTTCACTTTCACTTTGGGAGAGAGACAATGGCTCAAAAATATGGGAGAGAGtcaattaaagagaaaactaCAGATGAAACAAACAGGCACTCTTTTCCCTCATTTTTACTCACTTCCACATGTACAATGGAAGACTTTACCTCTCAAAAATAGAAGCTTTGCCTTTCACAAATtaaacttaatttaaaaaattaaaatgcatatgGTTGCTtgcaagaatttcatatataacttCACTTCTTTAGAGGTgagattaattattaattttaatttcactaAAATGATTGACGAGTTTAATTAATTGCTTGTTTTTCttgatacaaatatataaaatattaaagaaattaattaagtagTTAAAATCTAATTGCACTCCTTgagcaactatatatatatgtctcttTCATTTGAAGACATGCTCTGTACGAAAGTGTGTCTCTCTCTGCTATTTATATTATCTCTACCATTTTGTCTAAAACACACCAGATAATTAAGCAGTGAGAGAGACAGAGGAAGTGAACATGTCGACACTGAACCATTTCTTTGATCTGTCTGAACAGATTTGTTATGTACAATGTGGTTTCTGCACCACTATTTTACTGGTAAGTCTTTGATGTTCCTGTCTATCTATCGATCTATGCATATAAAATGCACTTGTGTAGGGAAACTGAGCTAAGTTATAAAAATCTTTGTTTAGGTAAGTGTTCCATGCAGCAGCTTGTCAATGGTGGTGACTGTAAGATGTGGCCACTGCACTGGTCTCTTATCTGTCAACATGATGAAAGCCTCCTTTGTTCCTCTGCATCTTTTAGCTTCCCTAAGTCAAGTTGAGGTGTGcttgtatatacatacatatttatactTGTTATTTTTTACATATCAAAATCaaccaaatttaattttgataagaaTATTCccaaaaatttattgatttatatagtTATCTCTTAGAGCATCATGCATTAGCATATTATGCTTTAGATTTGGTTCTGACAACTCCATCtcattggatcacctccccaaaaaaaaaaaaaacactgtggaaatgtgtaaattattgtagaaaaaagaagaggttTATAACATGGAGGAAGTGGAGGCAGATAACCCCATGGACAGGCGCAGCCCCGCAATCTGTTCTGACAATGAAGAAGGAGATAATATTGTCTCCGTGAATCACATTGTTAACAAACGTAAGTTGTTGCTTTAAAACTATTTACGATTGGAAGGATGAAGAATTTGGTGCAAAATggatattaattaatcatttgtTTTTTACGTACATACATATTATGGATCATCATgtacattaattatattatataaatagctCCTGAGAAGAGACAACGAGCTCCATCAGCCTACAACCATTTTATCAGGTAAGGTTAACGtccattattaattttattacatattataCATTCAAGCTTGTAATTATAAGCTCAAATATACGTCTTACTTAAAGTTAATTTGTAAAAAGCAGAGAAGAGATCAGGAGGCTTAAAGCtgaaaatccaaaaatggcTCACAAGGAAGCTTTCAGTACAGCTGCCAAAAATGTATGcatattatatttactttttaggACCTACAATATTGGTCATAAACATCACAATATTATATACAATCAAACTGATAATATATGCATGTGATCATAATAATCTGAACCCTTAAATTGATTTTGACTATAAATCAGTGGGCCCATTTCCCTCCAATTGAGTTCAAAGGAGACGGAGAGAGTTGTAGCCAGAGAGAGGAAAATTTGGCCAGCTGGGATTCCGATGTCACAGTCAATGAGGTAAATaccatttctatatatataatttcaaactTTGTAGCGTTTTCTTTCCATACCATCCTTCTTGTCAATACTTAAATAGGTGTTCGCTATGGCATTAACTTAAGCTGATAAACAATAACTTGGAGACCAATATTGTttgggtttcttttttatttttatttatttatatatgtattaaactGGGGATGAGTGATGTTTTTATTTCCGAGCAAAGTTAGATTATCACCTATGGTGATTGCGTATGGGATAACCCAAGCATGTTGGTCTACTTGAATCAGTATATAAAGTTCATGTGCAATCTCCTCATAACCAATGGTTTCTTGCCAGATCAGAATTACTGCTAGGTTTCAAAATCTGTGCCAACATTGGTGTCAAGAAGTCATTGGTTTCCGAGAATATATAATTGAAACCACTTTGACAAACGGTCACACCCTCACTGAAAGCTAGTGGTTTAAATACTCCAAAAAACAATGTCATTTTCTTGTGGTTATTGGAAGacgatatttaaaaattaataacattaaatattgtataatataaataaatttgaaaacacACAGACATAGAGTGAGTGTGGAGGTAAATTGCTTTAATTGATGACCATGTGTTTGTAGTTATTTAAGTGGCTGAAAATAGGGTGTATGAAGTATCTGTTGGAAAATGTTTTCAGGTCCACGAAGAGGGCAATTTTTTCCACGAAAGAAAGGTCCAAAGGAATTCCGAAAATGAGCAAAGACACCCTTTGAGTGAATGAATAAAAAGGCTTCGTCGTCTAAACTTTCCATTACAATGATGTTAATTGCTTTCTGTTTCAGGGCCATGAATTTGGGTTATGTCAATTTGCTTTCTTAAGGTAGATGCCCTTGGGAAATGAAGTTCTCTTTTTGAAGGTTTTTGGTACAACTAGATCTCTCTTACTTCACTGCTGTCACTGAAAGAAACTCGATCTTAGCTAGCTACCTCAGTGTGTCGTTAATTCTTAATGGTTGTCACATATATGTATGAAAGATTGAtccttaatttatattttaaaatctagcAATTTCAGAGGAAAAATGAACTAAATAtatgatatctatatatatatatatatatatatatatatatatatattttttttttccaatgggATAAAATATATGGGAGATATTATATACATCATGCCGTTCATATGTAGGCATTAGTTATCAAGTATgggttatttttgaaattaacaaatttcCAATTAGGGGTTTTAACTAtttgatagataataattaattaggaGATGCAATGCAGCTGGGGGAACTCAGTTGTGTatatcaaaatcatatatacgctagaacaaaagaaacaaataataataatagatataaataaaaaataataattaatagatataaataatttgtacatagtgaattttttataataccaCCCAACcataacacacatatatatatatatatatatatatatgtgtgtgtgtgtgtgtgtgtgtgtgtgtgtgtgtgtgtgtgtgaacatGGAGAGATTCTACACTAtgcatgaaaaataatataaactgtGGAACTTTTATTCAATTTTCCACCTTAAgggtaaatatatatctagCTAATTAAGATGGTGTTCCACTAATCAAGCCCAATGTCATAGCTAGCTAGTCTCTCATTCACCGCCAGTAATGTCTCTTCTTGGTTAATCTTGGTGCCTTGTGGATATGGTTTCCTGAAACATAAAAgataatattcatataaatacTCAACCAAAATGCAACCTCTGCcgcacaaaatatataaatatatattgggaTATAAGAAAGATTAGTTAGCATTATAAAGGTTTACATGTACACATGCATTAATAATAAACCTAATTAACATAcgcatatgaatattaaatctGAATATAACCACAAAATGTAGTTAACCATTACTGTGACGAGCCATTTTACGATATTATTGAGTGTTTTTCAGaacttaattatattatatggaaTTTTGGGGATTAATTAATAAGTATCTTACTCATAAAGACGGGCCTGGGAGATATAGCATGGAAGTATGCATGAAAGAAGTCTCTATTCTCCTTTTGTAGCTCTCTCCACACTGCAACTCAGAAACCAAAACAACTCtcaataaaaatgcatatacatatgcatgccaatctacacacacacacacacacacacacactcacacacacacacacacacacttacaCTTTTGTATAAACatagagagaagaagaagaagaaccagtTAGAGTGACGAGCGGTCGGATGCTTGCATGCTGTTCTAAGGCCTTTATGCATTGATCCAGACTCATGTGAAGAAGTAAGCATCTTTCAATAAGATGTTGAACCTGCAGTATAATAATTTCCATgtcaaaaaaaagaagctatgaTCAACTCTAAACAGCAAAACTTCCATCGTTTCCAACCGAACAAAGACCGAAAGACTTTGATCCTTGAAACTATATTGTAATTATTCATGAAATAGATAGTAATTTGGGCAGGAATGAATATATGATAAGAGAGAGGGATTTACCATCCGAATATAGCTATGTGGATGGCAATGCAAACAGTAAGGAAGAAAGTGGTGGTTATGATGatgatacatttttttttcttcgggAAGTAGAGAGAATTGGACAAAACAAAAGGAATGATAAGGAAGAGAAAACAAACTAAGAAAAGGAATAGAAAATTAGAGAGGACGAATGAAGGAAGcaaacaaaagtaaaaagtgcaagtgagaaaagatatttgaaggttgtttatttttttatttttttgtataacaaaaaataaataaataaataaaaaccatacagaaaaatgaaatgaaatattgTTATCCACAGATATCTAAGCGAAGGGCCAAAAAGGCACAAGATATCCAAACGATAGATTCACCTCATCTCCAAGagataagaaagaaaaggatggtTTTTTGGTAGACACAAATTTGCACacctaatttgtattttttggcATGCtcatttatgtgtgtgtgtgtatatatatatatatatatatatgctttccgGGTCCTACATTTTTCAAGTGCCACTGccatgaataatatatatttttgtggtcCTTGATTTTAACCAAGTCTCTTAGATTTGGCCTTGGTGATTGCCAAAATTAAAGGTACCGGTGTTTTCTTATGAGTCTTATCATTTATGGTCTTGATGAATGAATTTTAACCTTACGATTTTGATGATCCATTGTGTACAAAAATTAGCCACgactataatataattgtttggGTAGCTGGAAAACCCTTTTGGGGAACAGCTCCATTAATGGTGGGATACTATATGCTTTTCTCTACTAACCACAAGCATCGATTTCTTATCACCAAAGAGAAGTTAAAATGTCCTCTTGGGACTGTTGTGACTCGCAATAAATCATTGGTGATATTTTCAAATCCTAAATTGAAggcttaatattaaaattttccattgtcaatttatatatatataaaaaaaaaaaaaggaattaaaattaaccaCAAGCGTTGATTTTCCTCTTCAGCCTATATATATCTGTCTAGTCTGTGATTATTTTGTGATTTctcattttggtttttttgttttttatgtttttgaggATATGACAAGCTAGTTATAACTATAAGTACCAAACTCATGAGCCCTGCTCTGGAGCTTGATGTAACCCTAGAAAATTTTTCGGGAAGAATATCATATTATATTCCTAAACATtgtttttatccatttttttttctctttcgtcTTGAATAATTGAAATGTTTAGTACTGTCCGTTATTCTTTTGTACATTCAATTGACACAATATGGTAGCAAAAATAAAGTactaataatgaaaaactaGTCCTATTGAGGCGCTGAGCTG is a genomic window containing:
- the LOC125420015 gene encoding axial regulator YABBY 4 → MSTLNHFFDLSEQICYVQCGFCTTILLVSVPCSSLSMVVTVRCGHCTGLLSVNMMKASFVPLHLLASLSQVEKKEEVYNMEEVEADNPMDRRSPAICSDNEEGDNIVSVNHIVNKPPEKRQRAPSAYNHFIREEIRRLKAENPKMAHKEAFSTAAKNWAHFPPIEFKGDGESCSQREENLASWDSDVTVNEVHEEGNFFHERKVQRNSENEQRHPLSE
- the LOC125420321 gene encoding uncharacterized protein LOC125420321, which translates into the protein MYHHHNHHFLPYCLHCHPHSYIRMVQHLIERCLLLHMSLDQCIKALEQHASIRPLVTLTVWRELQKENRDFFHAYFHAISPRPVFMRNHIHKAPRLTKKRHYWR